The following coding sequences lie in one Xyrauchen texanus isolate HMW12.3.18 chromosome 25, RBS_HiC_50CHRs, whole genome shotgun sequence genomic window:
- the LOC127619320 gene encoding protein-L-isoaspartate O-methyltransferase domain-containing protein 2-like: MGGAVSAGEDNDELIDNLKEAHYIRSDLVEKAFRAIDRADYYLEEYRDSAYKDLAWRHGNLHLSAPCIYSEVMEALDLQPGLSFLNLGSGTGYLSTMVGLILGPFGVNHGVELHADVVEYAYQKLDYFIKNSDSFDKFEVCEPVFVVGNCLEIPPECRQYDRVYCGAGVQKEYENYMKNLLKVGGILVLPLEEKLTKITRTGQSSWETKKIIAVTFAPLVQPKQNVNGRPRSVPLPIFEVRTLQDLARIAIRHTLRQPITIGEGRTKRRVSFPGARAMHRYGPRFERRRFCRRFYRQCVNSVVLHDSMIPTAMDDCQYPGGVEEEEDEVEEEEERGCCRVREDLPEEDEDGTGNEEEKSKGGCARAEPPVNILRERILRLPLPEPLKMYLLYYREK; the protein is encoded by the exons ATGGGTGGAGCCGTGAGTGCTGGTGAGGACAATGACGAGCTGATTGACAACCTTAAGGAGGCCCACTACATTCGCTCAGATCTGGTCGAGAAGGCCTTCAGAGCCATCGACAGAGCTGACTACTACCTGGAGGAGTATCGTGACAGTGCTTATAAAGACCTGGCATGGAGGCATGGTAACCTTCATCTGTCTGCCCCATGTATTTACTCGGAGGTGATGGAGGCCTTGGACCTACAGCCTGGCTTGTCCTTTCTCAACCTGGGCAGTGGGACAGGTTATCTCAGCACCATGGTGGGCCTTATACTGG GTCCATTTGGTGTGAATCATGGTGTGGAACTGCATGCAGATGTAGTTGAATATGCTTATCAGAAACTAGACTACTTTATCAAAAACAGCGATAGCTTTGACAA GTTTGAGGTCTGTGAGCCCGTCTTTGTGGTGGGAAACTGTCTGGAGATCCCTCCAGAGTGCAGACAGTATGACAGGGTGTACTGTGGTGCAGGAGTCCAGAAAGAGTATGAGAACTACATGAAGAACCTGTTAAAAGTTGGCGGGATCTTAGTTCTCCCCCTGGAGGAGAAG TTAACCAAGATCACACGCACAGGTCAGAGCTCCTGGGAGACCAAGAAAATCATTGCTGTGACCTTTGCCCCACTGGTTCAGCCCAAACAGAATGTCAATGGCAGACCAAGGAGTGTTCCTTTAC CTATATTTGAGGTGCGGACATTGCAGGATCTGGCCCGTATCGCTATTCGGCATACTCTGCGTCAGCCTATCACTATAGGGGAGGGACGCACAAAGCGACGAGTGTCCTTCCCAGGGGCTCGGGCCATGCACCGCTATGGCCCCCGCTTTGAACGGCGCCGCTTCTGTCGCCGTTTCTACCGGCAATGCGTCAACTCTGTGGTTCTCCACGACTCCATGATTCCAACTGCCATGGATGACTGCCAGTACCcaggaggagtggaagaggaagaagatgaagtggaggaggaagaggaaaggGGTTGTTGCCGAGTAAGAGAAGACCTGCCCGAGGAGGATGAGGACGGAACAGGTAACGAAGAGGAAAAGAGCAAAGGCGGGTGTGCTCGCGCCGAGCCACCTGTTAATATTCTGAGGGAGAGGATTCTAAGACTCCCATTGCCTGAGCCACTCAAGATGTACCTGCTGTATTACAGGGAGAAATGA